The following proteins are co-located in the Festucalex cinctus isolate MCC-2025b chromosome 15, RoL_Fcin_1.0, whole genome shotgun sequence genome:
- the dab2 gene encoding disabled homolog 2 isoform X3 yields MSAMVEANVPVAATDPAAVSPPAASTSISPPASPATVASKVPFRKDKKKVPDKTDEYLLARFQGDGVRYKAKLIGIDDVPEARGDKMCQDSMMKLKGMAVAARSQGKHKQRIWVNISMSGIKIIDEKSGVIEHEHIVNKISFIARDVTDNRAFGYVCGAEGQHQFFAIKTAQQAEPLVLDLKDLFQVIFNMRKKEAEASQKGENGSAVVENGSNAVPVKNTPPVEQLDLFGDMSTPPDIHAPNSSASELFGAELFAAPEGSSAASELFNNTPANSAQSSIAALGDLQLGPPPASTSVPAAGMWAAPTVAPSMYPAAAYPQPSAFGGLPIPPNAWGQQIPAQFGAPHLAWGHPPAPPAAVWAHPASTNPFQPGPFPGGLGEQQQGPSRPPPRPPVKEAPPKAEGNAFTALDPLGDKEKKTGKDMFKDFQLAKPPAIPARKGEQAAAPPSESGAFDQYFNNKVGLAQDAADHDDFDINQMSVAVNDAPPPSVNAPGLLDDAFSSNSSAPGQGLSLDKFDEAFGAPDASPFGVPPVPMTAPVAQNSTSAFDDPFGNPFA; encoded by the exons ATGTCTGCCATGGTGGAGGCCAACGTGCCGGTCGCCGCCACCGACCCGGCTGCGGTGTCGCCACCCGCGGCTTCGACCTCCATTTCACCTCCTGCCTCACCCGCGACCGTAGCATCCAAGGTCCCGTTCAGGAAAGACAAGAAGAAAG TGCCGGACAAAACGGACGAGTACCTGCTGGCCAGGTTTCAAGGGGACGGCGTGAGGTACAAAGCCAAACTGATCGGAATCGACGATGTACCCGAAGCCCGAGGAGACAAGATGTGCCAGGACTCCATGATGAAGCTAAAG GGAATGGCGGTAGCTGCTCGCTCACAAGGGAAACACAAACAGCGGATTTGGGTCAATATATCCATGTCTGGCATCAAAATCATTGATGAGAAATCTGGA GTGATTGAGCACGAGCACATCGTGAACAAGATCTCCTTCATCGCCAGAGACGTGACGGACAACCGGGCCTTCGGCTACGTGTGCGGGGCCGAGGGCCAGCATCAGTTCTTCGCCATCAAAACGGCGCAGCAG GCGGAGCCGCTGGTCTTGGACCTGAAGGACCTCTTCCAAGTCATCTTCAACATGAGGAAGAAAGAGGCCGAGGCCTCCCAGAAG GGAGAAAATGGCAGCGCAGTTGTTGAG aaTGGAAGTAACGCTGTACCGGTAAAAAACACTCCA CCAGTGGAGCAGCTGGACTTGTTCGGAGACATGTCGACCCCTCCGGACATCCATGCCCCGAAC TCCTCAGCAAGTGAATTGTTCGGAGCGGAACTGTTTGCAGCTCCGGAAGGTTCGTCAGCTGCCAGCGAGCTGTTCAACAACACGCCGGCCAACTCTGCTCAGTCCTCCATCGCCGCTTTGG GGGATCTTCAGTTGGGTCCACCACCAGCGAGCACAAGCGTCCCCGCTGCGGGCATGTGGGCAGCCCCCACCGTCGCCCCCTCGAtgtaccccgccgccgcctacCCGCAGCCGTCCGCTTTCGGCGGTCTCCCCATACCCCCCAACGCCTGGGGCCAACAGATTCCTGCTCAGTTCGGCGCCCCGCATCTCGCCTGGGGCCATCCCCCGGCGCCACCGGCGGCCGTTTGGGCCCACCCGGCCTCCACCAACCCATTCCAGCCCGGGCCCTTCCCCGGCGGCCTGGGCGAGCAGCAGCAAGGTCCGTCCCGCCCGCCCCCGCGGCCCCCCGTGAAGGAGGCCCCGCCCAAGGCGGAGGGAAACGCCTTCACCGCTTTGGACCCGCTCGGCGACAAAGAGAAGAAGACCGGCAAGGACATGTTCAAGGACTTCCAGCTCGCCAAGCCGCCCGCCATCCCCGCCAGGAAAGGCGAGCAGGCGGCCGCCCCGCCTTCGGAATCGGGGGCTTTCGACCAGTACTTCAACAACAAGGTGGGCTTGGCTCAAGATGCCGCAGACCACGACGACTTTGACATCAATCAAATGTCGGTGGCGGTCAACG ACGCACCGCCACCGAGTGTGAATGCCCCGGGCCTCCTCGACGACGCCTTCTCCTCAAACAGCTCAGCACCAGGACAAGGCCTCAGTCTCGACAAGTTCGATGAGGCATTTGGAGCCCCCGATGCCAGCCCGTTTGGGGTCCCACCTGTCCCGATG ACTGCTCCTGTTGCCCAGAACTCCACAAGTGCCTTCGACGATCCCTTTGGAAATCCTTTTGCTTGA
- the dab2 gene encoding disabled homolog 2 isoform X1, which translates to MSAMVEANVPVAATDPAAVSPPAASTSISPPASPATVASKVPFRKDKKKVPDKTDEYLLARFQGDGVRYKAKLIGIDDVPEARGDKMCQDSMMKLKGMAVAARSQGKHKQRIWVNISMSGIKIIDEKSGVIEHEHIVNKISFIARDVTDNRAFGYVCGAEGQHQFFAIKTAQQAEPLVLDLKDLFQVIFNMRKKEAEASQKGENGSAVVENGSNAVPVKNTPPVEQLDLFGDMSTPPDIHAPNDSNDILLLDFSAQVDSNQNCIKGTLLTSCAADRRAPPLTDNSFFCSPFGYFPTPDSDPFRDDPLSQTPRPGDGPMVSARTAASDPLNGNSERLGRQMLDLTSKNMILALSNGQWPLGGKITHGGMMDGGESQNPFSDSHACDFSNGASHQAAEVASKEDSVVLNPPPQSSKAGRGRRSQKSSASELFGAELFAAPEGSSAASELFNNTPANSAQSSIAALGDLQLGPPPASTSVPAAGMWAAPTVAPSMYPAAAYPQPSAFGGLPIPPNAWGQQIPAQFGAPHLAWGHPPAPPAAVWAHPASTNPFQPGPFPGGLGEQQQGPSRPPPRPPVKEAPPKAEGNAFTALDPLGDKEKKTGKDMFKDFQLAKPPAIPARKGEQAAAPPSESGAFDQYFNNKVGLAQDAADHDDFDINQMSVAVNDAPPPSVNAPGLLDDAFSSNSSAPGQGLSLDKFDEAFGAPDASPFGVPPVPMTAPVAQNSTSAFDDPFGNPFA; encoded by the exons ATGTCTGCCATGGTGGAGGCCAACGTGCCGGTCGCCGCCACCGACCCGGCTGCGGTGTCGCCACCCGCGGCTTCGACCTCCATTTCACCTCCTGCCTCACCCGCGACCGTAGCATCCAAGGTCCCGTTCAGGAAAGACAAGAAGAAAG TGCCGGACAAAACGGACGAGTACCTGCTGGCCAGGTTTCAAGGGGACGGCGTGAGGTACAAAGCCAAACTGATCGGAATCGACGATGTACCCGAAGCCCGAGGAGACAAGATGTGCCAGGACTCCATGATGAAGCTAAAG GGAATGGCGGTAGCTGCTCGCTCACAAGGGAAACACAAACAGCGGATTTGGGTCAATATATCCATGTCTGGCATCAAAATCATTGATGAGAAATCTGGA GTGATTGAGCACGAGCACATCGTGAACAAGATCTCCTTCATCGCCAGAGACGTGACGGACAACCGGGCCTTCGGCTACGTGTGCGGGGCCGAGGGCCAGCATCAGTTCTTCGCCATCAAAACGGCGCAGCAG GCGGAGCCGCTGGTCTTGGACCTGAAGGACCTCTTCCAAGTCATCTTCAACATGAGGAAGAAAGAGGCCGAGGCCTCCCAGAAG GGAGAAAATGGCAGCGCAGTTGTTGAG aaTGGAAGTAACGCTGTACCGGTAAAAAACACTCCA CCAGTGGAGCAGCTGGACTTGTTCGGAGACATGTCGACCCCTCCGGACATCCATGCCCCGAAC GACTCTAATGATATTCTCTTGCTGGACTTTTCCGCTCAAGTCGACAGCAATCAGAATTGCATAAAGGGAACGCTTTTAACTTCCTGTGCCGCCGACCGCAGGGCGCCGCCCCTGACAGACAATTCCTTCTTCTGCTCGCCATTCGGCTACTTTCCCACCCCGGACAGCGACCCTTTCAGAGACGATCCGCTGTCCCAAACGCCCCGTCCCGGCGACGGCCCGATGGTCTCTGCTCGGACGGCCGCTAGCGACCCTTTGAACGGGAACTCCGAGCGCCTCGGCCGGCAGATGCTAGACTTGACCAGTAAGAACATGATCCTCGCTCTCAGTAACGGCCAGTGGCCGCTCGGGGGCAAAATAACGCACGGCGGCATGATGGACGGCGGCGAGTCCCAAAACCCCTTTTCCGACTCGCACGCCTGCGACTTTTCGAACGGGGCGAGCCACCAAGCCGCGGAGGTTGCGAGCAAGGAGGACTCGGTGGTTCTCAACCCGCCTCCGCAGAGCTCGAAGGCCGGACGGGGTCGCAGGAGTCAGAAG TCCTCAGCAAGTGAATTGTTCGGAGCGGAACTGTTTGCAGCTCCGGAAGGTTCGTCAGCTGCCAGCGAGCTGTTCAACAACACGCCGGCCAACTCTGCTCAGTCCTCCATCGCCGCTTTGG GGGATCTTCAGTTGGGTCCACCACCAGCGAGCACAAGCGTCCCCGCTGCGGGCATGTGGGCAGCCCCCACCGTCGCCCCCTCGAtgtaccccgccgccgcctacCCGCAGCCGTCCGCTTTCGGCGGTCTCCCCATACCCCCCAACGCCTGGGGCCAACAGATTCCTGCTCAGTTCGGCGCCCCGCATCTCGCCTGGGGCCATCCCCCGGCGCCACCGGCGGCCGTTTGGGCCCACCCGGCCTCCACCAACCCATTCCAGCCCGGGCCCTTCCCCGGCGGCCTGGGCGAGCAGCAGCAAGGTCCGTCCCGCCCGCCCCCGCGGCCCCCCGTGAAGGAGGCCCCGCCCAAGGCGGAGGGAAACGCCTTCACCGCTTTGGACCCGCTCGGCGACAAAGAGAAGAAGACCGGCAAGGACATGTTCAAGGACTTCCAGCTCGCCAAGCCGCCCGCCATCCCCGCCAGGAAAGGCGAGCAGGCGGCCGCCCCGCCTTCGGAATCGGGGGCTTTCGACCAGTACTTCAACAACAAGGTGGGCTTGGCTCAAGATGCCGCAGACCACGACGACTTTGACATCAATCAAATGTCGGTGGCGGTCAACG ACGCACCGCCACCGAGTGTGAATGCCCCGGGCCTCCTCGACGACGCCTTCTCCTCAAACAGCTCAGCACCAGGACAAGGCCTCAGTCTCGACAAGTTCGATGAGGCATTTGGAGCCCCCGATGCCAGCCCGTTTGGGGTCCCACCTGTCCCGATG ACTGCTCCTGTTGCCCAGAACTCCACAAGTGCCTTCGACGATCCCTTTGGAAATCCTTTTGCTTGA
- the dab2 gene encoding disabled homolog 2 isoform X2 yields the protein MSAMVEANVPVAATDPAAVSPPAASTSISPPASPATVASKVPFRKDKKKVPDKTDEYLLARFQGDGVRYKAKLIGIDDVPEARGDKMCQDSMMKLKGMAVAARSQGKHKQRIWVNISMSGIKIIDEKSGVIEHEHIVNKISFIARDVTDNRAFGYVCGAEGQHQFFAIKTAQQAEPLVLDLKDLFQVIFNMRKKEAEASQKGENGSAVVENGSNAVPVKNTPPVEQLDLFGDMSTPPDIHAPNDSNDILLLDFSAQVDSNQNCIKGTLLTSCAADRRAPPLTDNSFFCSPFGYFPTPDSDPFRDDPLSQTPRPGDGPMVSARTAASDPLNGNSERLGRQMLDLTSKNMILALSNGQWPLGGKITHGGMMDGGESQNPFSDSHACDFSNGASHQAAEVASKEDSVVLNPPPQSSKAGRGRRSQKSSASELFGAELFAAPEGSSAASELFNNTPANSAQSSIAALGDLQLGPPPASTSVPAAGMWAAPTVAPSMYPAAAYPQPSAFGGLPIPPNAWGQQIPAQFGAPHLAWGHPPAPPAAVWAHPASTNPFQPGPFPGGLGEQQQGPSRPPPRPPVKEAPPKAEGNAFTALDPLGDKEKKTGKDMFKDFQLAKPPAIPARKGEQAAAPPSESGAFDQYFNNKVGLAQDAADHDDFDINQMSVAVNDAPPPSVNAPGLLDDAFSSNSSAPGQGLSLDKFDEAFGAPDASPFGVPPVPMLKWRLP from the exons ATGTCTGCCATGGTGGAGGCCAACGTGCCGGTCGCCGCCACCGACCCGGCTGCGGTGTCGCCACCCGCGGCTTCGACCTCCATTTCACCTCCTGCCTCACCCGCGACCGTAGCATCCAAGGTCCCGTTCAGGAAAGACAAGAAGAAAG TGCCGGACAAAACGGACGAGTACCTGCTGGCCAGGTTTCAAGGGGACGGCGTGAGGTACAAAGCCAAACTGATCGGAATCGACGATGTACCCGAAGCCCGAGGAGACAAGATGTGCCAGGACTCCATGATGAAGCTAAAG GGAATGGCGGTAGCTGCTCGCTCACAAGGGAAACACAAACAGCGGATTTGGGTCAATATATCCATGTCTGGCATCAAAATCATTGATGAGAAATCTGGA GTGATTGAGCACGAGCACATCGTGAACAAGATCTCCTTCATCGCCAGAGACGTGACGGACAACCGGGCCTTCGGCTACGTGTGCGGGGCCGAGGGCCAGCATCAGTTCTTCGCCATCAAAACGGCGCAGCAG GCGGAGCCGCTGGTCTTGGACCTGAAGGACCTCTTCCAAGTCATCTTCAACATGAGGAAGAAAGAGGCCGAGGCCTCCCAGAAG GGAGAAAATGGCAGCGCAGTTGTTGAG aaTGGAAGTAACGCTGTACCGGTAAAAAACACTCCA CCAGTGGAGCAGCTGGACTTGTTCGGAGACATGTCGACCCCTCCGGACATCCATGCCCCGAAC GACTCTAATGATATTCTCTTGCTGGACTTTTCCGCTCAAGTCGACAGCAATCAGAATTGCATAAAGGGAACGCTTTTAACTTCCTGTGCCGCCGACCGCAGGGCGCCGCCCCTGACAGACAATTCCTTCTTCTGCTCGCCATTCGGCTACTTTCCCACCCCGGACAGCGACCCTTTCAGAGACGATCCGCTGTCCCAAACGCCCCGTCCCGGCGACGGCCCGATGGTCTCTGCTCGGACGGCCGCTAGCGACCCTTTGAACGGGAACTCCGAGCGCCTCGGCCGGCAGATGCTAGACTTGACCAGTAAGAACATGATCCTCGCTCTCAGTAACGGCCAGTGGCCGCTCGGGGGCAAAATAACGCACGGCGGCATGATGGACGGCGGCGAGTCCCAAAACCCCTTTTCCGACTCGCACGCCTGCGACTTTTCGAACGGGGCGAGCCACCAAGCCGCGGAGGTTGCGAGCAAGGAGGACTCGGTGGTTCTCAACCCGCCTCCGCAGAGCTCGAAGGCCGGACGGGGTCGCAGGAGTCAGAAG TCCTCAGCAAGTGAATTGTTCGGAGCGGAACTGTTTGCAGCTCCGGAAGGTTCGTCAGCTGCCAGCGAGCTGTTCAACAACACGCCGGCCAACTCTGCTCAGTCCTCCATCGCCGCTTTGG GGGATCTTCAGTTGGGTCCACCACCAGCGAGCACAAGCGTCCCCGCTGCGGGCATGTGGGCAGCCCCCACCGTCGCCCCCTCGAtgtaccccgccgccgcctacCCGCAGCCGTCCGCTTTCGGCGGTCTCCCCATACCCCCCAACGCCTGGGGCCAACAGATTCCTGCTCAGTTCGGCGCCCCGCATCTCGCCTGGGGCCATCCCCCGGCGCCACCGGCGGCCGTTTGGGCCCACCCGGCCTCCACCAACCCATTCCAGCCCGGGCCCTTCCCCGGCGGCCTGGGCGAGCAGCAGCAAGGTCCGTCCCGCCCGCCCCCGCGGCCCCCCGTGAAGGAGGCCCCGCCCAAGGCGGAGGGAAACGCCTTCACCGCTTTGGACCCGCTCGGCGACAAAGAGAAGAAGACCGGCAAGGACATGTTCAAGGACTTCCAGCTCGCCAAGCCGCCCGCCATCCCCGCCAGGAAAGGCGAGCAGGCGGCCGCCCCGCCTTCGGAATCGGGGGCTTTCGACCAGTACTTCAACAACAAGGTGGGCTTGGCTCAAGATGCCGCAGACCACGACGACTTTGACATCAATCAAATGTCGGTGGCGGTCAACG ACGCACCGCCACCGAGTGTGAATGCCCCGGGCCTCCTCGACGACGCCTTCTCCTCAAACAGCTCAGCACCAGGACAAGGCCTCAGTCTCGACAAGTTCGATGAGGCATTTGGAGCCCCCGATGCCAGCCCGTTTGGGGTCCCACCTGTCCCGATG CTAAAATGGAGACTCCCATGA